In Mucilaginibacter celer, one DNA window encodes the following:
- a CDS encoding energy transducer TonB codes for MLITKFDLYKSEWLDLVFDHRNKNYGAYELRKTYSSTMTKAMGIAFAAVALLSASTIIFRAKPKPVYDFHEVKLTPPIDIPKPPVEAKPKQPDPPAQAKQPQKIEAPVETKAFTNLRVVPNDPPTDPPTTEELKNVAIGSENVKGAEGTGNVVKPEEGTPGGTGAAPVDNNEVHTLGGLEVMPEPVGGAAAWAKFLQKNLRFPSVAQENGVSGKVLMSFIIEKDGSLSNIKVDRPAGYGFDEEATRVLKLAKAWKPGVQNGQNVRVRYSIPITFQLATEE; via the coding sequence ATGCTTATCACCAAATTTGATTTGTACAAGAGCGAGTGGCTCGATCTTGTATTTGACCATCGCAACAAAAATTACGGCGCGTATGAGTTAAGGAAAACTTACAGCAGCACCATGACCAAAGCTATGGGGATTGCCTTTGCGGCAGTGGCCTTGTTATCGGCCTCGACAATTATTTTCAGGGCTAAGCCGAAACCCGTATACGATTTTCACGAAGTGAAGCTTACGCCCCCTATTGATATCCCTAAGCCGCCTGTGGAAGCAAAGCCTAAGCAACCAGATCCGCCGGCGCAGGCCAAACAACCGCAGAAAATTGAGGCACCGGTAGAAACTAAGGCCTTCACCAATTTAAGGGTAGTACCAAATGACCCGCCCACAGACCCGCCTACAACGGAAGAACTAAAAAATGTAGCCATCGGATCTGAAAATGTAAAGGGAGCCGAAGGAACGGGTAATGTAGTAAAACCCGAAGAGGGAACACCGGGGGGAACAGGTGCGGCCCCTGTTGATAATAACGAAGTGCATACTTTAGGCGGGCTTGAAGTAATGCCCGAGCCGGTTGGCGGTGCAGCGGCATGGGCCAAATTTTTACAAAAAAACCTGCGCTTTCCGTCGGTAGCCCAGGAAAACGGGGTATCTGGTAAAGTATTAATGAGTTTTATTATAGAAAAAGACGGCTCGCTATCTAACATTAAGGTTGACCGCCCGGCCGGTTATGGTTTTGATGAGGAAGCTACCCGTGTATTAAAACTGGCCAAAGCATGGAAACCAGGCGTACAAAACGGCCAGAACGTGCGGGTTAGATACAGCATCCCGATAACCTTTCAGTTAGCAACCGAAGAGTAA
- a CDS encoding ammonium transporter — protein MKRFIPFGILLIVIVLALIDPSVTLTNVKDSKIDSGDTAWLLVSTALVLIMTPGLAFFYGGMVSKKNVLSTMLQSFVCMGVITVLWVIFGFSLAFGDDRLGGFIGDPSTFFMMKGTLGTAVWPAAQTIPLVLFAMFQLKFAVITPALITGAFAERIRFNSYVIFLCLFMVFIYAPLAHATWHPNGFLFGKGVLDFAGGTVVHMSAGWAALASAIYLKGRNETAHAPARISYVLLGTGLLWFGWFGFNAGSALGSGTLAATALATTTTASAAAAMAWMFFDILRGKKPGVLGACIGAVVGLVAITPAAGFVTIPHSLIIGIVAAVVSNLVVIWRTKTSIDDTLDVFPCHGVGGMVGMLLTGVFAHQNVNGGNTTGNGLFYGETHLFIVHLITLIGVSAFAFFGSFILLKVTDMISKLRVTPEEELAGLDISQHDEEL, from the coding sequence ATGAAAAGATTCATACCCTTTGGCATACTTTTAATTGTAATAGTATTAGCCCTTATAGATCCTTCAGTTACCCTTACCAACGTTAAAGACAGCAAAATTGACTCGGGCGATACTGCCTGGCTTTTAGTAAGTACCGCCCTTGTATTGATCATGACTCCCGGCCTCGCATTTTTTTACGGCGGTATGGTTAGCAAGAAAAACGTATTATCAACCATGCTGCAAAGCTTTGTTTGTATGGGCGTAATTACCGTTTTATGGGTAATATTCGGCTTTAGCCTTGCCTTTGGCGATGACAGACTTGGCGGCTTCATCGGCGATCCATCTACCTTCTTCATGATGAAAGGCACTTTAGGCACCGCAGTATGGCCAGCAGCCCAAACCATCCCGCTGGTGTTGTTTGCCATGTTCCAGTTAAAATTTGCGGTTATCACGCCGGCCCTCATCACAGGTGCTTTTGCTGAGCGGATTCGCTTTAACTCGTATGTTATTTTCCTTTGCCTGTTTATGGTATTTATATATGCACCGCTCGCACACGCTACCTGGCACCCAAATGGCTTCCTGTTTGGTAAAGGCGTACTTGACTTTGCCGGCGGTACCGTTGTACACATGAGCGCAGGCTGGGCAGCCCTTGCATCGGCCATCTACTTAAAAGGCCGTAACGAAACCGCGCACGCCCCGGCCCGTATCAGCTATGTATTATTAGGTACAGGCTTACTTTGGTTCGGCTGGTTTGGCTTCAATGCCGGTTCGGCCTTAGGCTCAGGCACTTTAGCAGCCACTGCTTTAGCTACCACAACCACTGCATCGGCAGCCGCTGCCATGGCCTGGATGTTTTTTGATATTCTTCGCGGTAAAAAACCCGGCGTATTGGGTGCCTGTATCGGCGCCGTTGTAGGTTTGGTGGCTATCACCCCTGCTGCAGGTTTCGTAACTATCCCTCACTCATTAATTATCGGTATAGTAGCCGCTGTAGTAAGTAACCTGGTAGTGATCTGGAGAACAAAAACCAGCATCGACGACACCCTCGACGTATTCCCTTGCCACGGTGTAGGCGGCATGGTAGGCATGTTACTAACCGGTGTATTTGCTCACCAAAACGTAAACGGCGGCAACACAACCGGCAATGGTTTATTTTATGGCGAAACCCATTTATTTATTGTTCACTTAATTACATTAATAGGCGTATCAGCATTCGCTTTCTTCGGTTCATTTATTTTATTAAAAGTTACCGATATGATCAGCAAACTGCGTGTTACTCCCGAAGAAGAACTTGCCGGCCTGGATATCAGCCAGCACGACGAAGAACTATAA
- a CDS encoding DUF4468 domain-containing protein: MKKILFAFVGLLFSINALAQKDSLALDENNKYIYYKTADQPGAVADTLYDRALSFLTKAYTKKELRLVKADKGGNALNGAGVFVINKKNFFGGNSEGGELAYSIKIEVRDNKYRYWLTDFVYQPYQRNRYGNSEIVHGKDVALEKASEKLSKADFNACLNQVLASSKQVGDKLKTYMLKASTVEHHDVKKVKRVSTKEW; encoded by the coding sequence ATGAAAAAAATACTGTTTGCTTTTGTTGGTCTTCTTTTTTCGATAAATGCCCTGGCGCAGAAAGATTCGCTGGCGCTTGATGAAAATAACAAATACATTTATTATAAAACTGCCGATCAGCCCGGTGCGGTAGCTGATACGCTCTATGACAGGGCTTTGTCTTTTTTAACCAAAGCTTATACCAAAAAAGAGCTTAGACTGGTCAAGGCTGATAAAGGCGGCAATGCGTTAAATGGGGCAGGTGTTTTTGTGATTAACAAAAAGAACTTTTTTGGAGGGAATAGCGAAGGCGGTGAGCTTGCTTATTCTATTAAAATAGAGGTACGGGACAATAAATACCGCTACTGGCTTACCGATTTTGTATACCAGCCCTATCAGCGTAACCGTTACGGTAATTCTGAAATTGTGCACGGTAAGGATGTCGCGCTTGAAAAAGCTTCCGAAAAATTATCAAAAGCTGATTTTAACGCCTGTTTAAACCAGGTACTTGCAAGCAGCAAACAGGTAGGAGATAAGTTAAAAACTTATATGCTGAAAGCCTCTACAGTGGAGCATCATGATGTTAAGAAAGTGAAAAGGGTATCTACTAAGGAGTGGTAG
- a CDS encoding outer membrane beta-barrel protein codes for MKKVFLLFSFFSIAAFTVKAQDTVKTTPDAPLVIYGSVDTYYKYDFSDKGSQIPTSFASDHNSVSIGMIDLGLKKKVGKAAFVGELSFGPRGQSQSIPNGPDGDSFHIQNLYVSYDLTDKLNITGGYMATFIGYEVISPTGNFNYSTSYLFTNGPFQNPGVKLTYAFSDKVSLMAGIFNDTWNYYTSAKKVNTFGSQLFVSPVKGWTAYINLATGKTSGTEVDLTTAYQITDAFKLGLNGATYSAPDDGGGFSGVALYPQLAVSKVVTLGLRGEYFKTKKGALQTFGPPPGENVTAVTFTAAIKSGPLTFMPEIRLDHGSSESFLNHSGNPSKSAGQFVVAAVYAF; via the coding sequence ATGAAAAAAGTATTTCTACTCTTCTCATTTTTTTCAATTGCGGCCTTTACGGTGAAGGCCCAGGACACGGTTAAAACCACGCCCGATGCTCCTTTGGTTATCTACGGTTCGGTAGATACCTACTACAAATATGATTTTTCTGACAAAGGCTCACAAATCCCTACCAGCTTTGCAAGCGACCATAATTCGGTATCAATTGGTATGATCGATTTGGGTTTGAAGAAAAAAGTAGGTAAAGCTGCTTTTGTAGGTGAGCTTTCATTTGGTCCGCGTGGTCAAAGCCAGTCAATCCCTAACGGCCCGGATGGCGATTCATTCCACATTCAGAATTTATATGTATCGTACGATCTGACCGATAAATTAAACATCACCGGTGGTTATATGGCTACCTTTATCGGTTATGAGGTTATCAGCCCTACAGGTAACTTCAACTACTCAACCTCGTATTTGTTCACCAATGGTCCGTTCCAAAACCCGGGTGTTAAGTTAACTTATGCTTTCAGTGATAAAGTGAGCTTAATGGCCGGTATTTTTAACGATACCTGGAACTATTATACTTCAGCTAAAAAAGTTAACACTTTTGGTTCGCAGTTATTTGTATCGCCAGTAAAAGGATGGACTGCCTACATCAATCTTGCTACTGGCAAAACATCAGGTACCGAAGTTGACTTAACTACTGCTTATCAAATTACCGATGCCTTTAAATTAGGCTTAAACGGTGCCACTTATTCAGCACCAGATGATGGTGGTGGCTTTAGCGGTGTGGCTTTATATCCTCAGTTAGCCGTATCAAAAGTGGTTACTTTAGGTTTAAGGGGTGAGTACTTTAAAACTAAAAAAGGCGCTTTGCAAACTTTTGGCCCTCCTCCGGGCGAAAACGTTACTGCTGTAACCTTTACTGCTGCTATCAAATCTGGTCCGCTTACTTTTATGCCCGAGATCAGGTTAGATCATGGCTCATCTGAGTCGTTCCTGAATCACTCTGGTAACCCGTCAAAATCAGCCGGTCAGTTTGTTGTAGCTGCTGTTTACGCTTTCTAA
- a CDS encoding ammonium transporter yields MKVGSTKHNFLSSVRQLTREKWALGATIFTGKMIGLLLVFAAMMVIPGMFGTKAHAAETYTAHETTMMDTVNTVWTLVAAFLVFGMQAGFVMLEAGFARKRETVNVLMECIFDTCLCGLLFYAVGYAFMFGKGNGFIGWGGGDGKTWFFLQNTPATYMSTGIPVLAHWIFQYAFADTCSTIVSGAMIGRTSFRGDILYSIGITGFIYPIIGHWAWGPDGFLANMGSSGLFQSISAQPFRDFAGSTVVHTIGGVASLAGAMVLGPRLGRIFARDDKEKGGLPPGHNLLVAAVGGFILWFGWYGFNPGSTLSAMDMQGIGRVAANTTLAACAGGFTAMLAALWFGPTKGKFDLAFTINGFLAGLVAITCPCYWVSPFGAIMLGAISGFIIFGGVYLIEWFRIDDPVGAVSVHGFNGIWGTISLGLFASGQYGATGAYGADNSAPVTGLFYGGGFGVLKAQLIGSLTITLATFVISFVMMYVINKLGHPWKLRIEEHGETGAGGIDVFDHGIEVYPVQDDEISLSGLFDKGAKVASEA; encoded by the coding sequence ATGAAAGTAGGTTCTACAAAACACAACTTCCTAAGTTCAGTCCGACAGCTGACACGTGAGAAATGGGCGCTGGGTGCAACCATTTTTACAGGAAAAATGATTGGCCTGTTGCTGGTATTTGCAGCAATGATGGTTATACCTGGTATGTTCGGCACAAAAGCTCACGCTGCCGAAACATATACTGCCCACGAAACAACGATGATGGATACTGTTAACACTGTTTGGACACTGGTTGCAGCCTTTTTGGTATTTGGTATGCAGGCAGGTTTCGTAATGCTCGAAGCTGGTTTTGCACGCAAACGCGAAACTGTGAACGTGCTTATGGAATGTATTTTTGATACTTGTTTGTGTGGTTTACTTTTCTACGCAGTGGGTTATGCCTTTATGTTTGGTAAAGGCAACGGCTTTATTGGCTGGGGCGGTGGTGATGGTAAAACCTGGTTCTTTCTTCAAAACACTCCTGCAACATACATGAGCACAGGTATTCCTGTATTGGCACACTGGATTTTCCAATACGCTTTTGCTGATACCTGCTCAACTATCGTATCGGGTGCTATGATCGGTCGTACCAGCTTCCGCGGTGATATCCTTTACAGTATCGGTATTACAGGCTTTATTTATCCTATTATCGGTCACTGGGCATGGGGTCCGGATGGTTTCCTTGCTAACATGGGAAGTTCTGGTTTATTCCAGTCAATCAGTGCTCAGCCTTTCCGCGATTTTGCAGGCTCTACCGTAGTACACACTATTGGTGGTGTTGCTTCATTGGCTGGTGCGATGGTGTTAGGCCCACGTTTAGGTAGGATCTTCGCCCGCGATGATAAAGAAAAAGGCGGTTTGCCTCCAGGACATAACTTATTGGTTGCTGCTGTAGGTGGTTTTATACTTTGGTTTGGTTGGTACGGTTTTAACCCTGGTTCAACATTGTCTGCAATGGATATGCAGGGTATCGGCCGTGTTGCTGCTAATACTACTTTAGCTGCCTGTGCCGGTGGTTTCACCGCTATGCTTGCCGCTTTGTGGTTTGGTCCAACAAAAGGCAAGTTCGATTTGGCCTTCACCATTAATGGTTTCCTTGCCGGTTTGGTTGCTATTACCTGTCCTTGCTATTGGGTTAGTCCTTTCGGTGCTATCATGTTAGGCGCCATCTCTGGTTTCATCATCTTCGGTGGTGTTTATTTAATCGAGTGGTTCCGTATTGACGATCCGGTTGGTGCTGTATCGGTACACGGCTTTAACGGTATCTGGGGTACTATTTCATTAGGTCTGTTTGCTTCTGGTCAGTATGGTGCTACAGGCGCTTATGGTGCTGATAACTCTGCTCCTGTAACAGGCTTATTTTACGGTGGTGGTTTTGGTGTATTGAAAGCTCAGCTTATCGGTAGCTTAACTATTACACTTGCAACTTTCGTGATCTCTTTCGTGATGATGTACGTGATTAACAAATTAGGTCATCCATGGAAATTACGTATCGAAGAGCATGGCGAAACCGGTGCCGGTGGTATCGACGTGTTTGATCACGGTATTGAAGTTTACCCTGTTCAGGATGACGAGATCAGCTTAAGCGGCCTTTTTGACAAAGGTGCTAAAGTTGCCTCTGAAGCTTAA
- a CDS encoding glutamine synthetase III: MSNIRFKALQDVLSRTIPEIKPPSPKISDYFGSNVFDKKKMKEYLSSEAYQGIVNSIEKGEPIPRDLAEQIASAMKAWALGKGATHYTHWFQPLTGTTAEKHDAFFEPTADGGAIERFSGDALAQQEPDASSFPSGGIRNTFEARGYTAWDPSSPAFLMARTLCIPTVFVSYTGEALDYKVPLLKALNVLDKAAVDVCHYFDKGVEKVNASLGIEQEYFLVDLALFNARPDLYLTGRTLFGHMSAKNQQLEDHYFGSIPERVYAYMQDMEAEALQLGIPLKTRHNEVAPSQFECAPIYEEINLAIDHNQLLMDLMDRVAKRHNFKVLLHEKPYAGLNGSGKHNNWSLITNTGKNLLSPGKTPKNNLMFLTFFVNTIKAVYEHADLLRASIASVNNDHRLGANEAPPAIISIFLGSQLSDVLDEIETSRISKKIKEENMLWQGIPKIPQILPDNTDRNRTSPFAFTGNKFELRAVGSSANSASPMTILNLIVADQLKKFKYDVDKLMKKGEKKDLALLMVIKKYIKESKSIRFEGNGYSEEWEKEAALRGLSNIKTTPKALDALINDKAEHLFAESGVFSVREAHARHEILLDSFYKKLQIEARVIGELVMNVIIPSAIAYQSKLIENVKGLKDLGLDKSTYASQLDLINRISEHVNFIKTNTEQMIDERKKANVIDDIRQRAIDYDEKVKTFFQPIRYHVDKLEQLVDDGLWPLPKFRELLFIK; this comes from the coding sequence ATGTCCAACATCAGATTTAAAGCATTACAGGATGTACTTTCGCGAACTATTCCCGAAATAAAACCACCTTCACCAAAAATTTCTGATTATTTCGGCTCCAATGTTTTCGATAAAAAGAAAATGAAGGAATATTTATCATCAGAAGCTTACCAGGGAATAGTAAACTCGATAGAAAAGGGCGAACCAATCCCCCGCGACCTGGCAGAGCAGATTGCTTCGGCCATGAAAGCATGGGCTTTAGGTAAAGGAGCTACACATTATACACACTGGTTTCAACCATTAACAGGCACCACCGCCGAAAAGCACGATGCTTTTTTTGAACCAACTGCCGATGGCGGTGCTATCGAGCGTTTTTCGGGCGATGCATTAGCCCAACAAGAGCCGGACGCATCGAGCTTCCCGAGCGGCGGCATCCGTAATACTTTTGAAGCGCGCGGTTACACCGCATGGGATCCTTCGTCTCCGGCTTTTTTAATGGCCCGTACCTTATGCATCCCTACCGTATTTGTATCATACACCGGCGAGGCTTTAGATTATAAGGTACCTTTATTAAAAGCCTTAAACGTATTAGATAAAGCTGCCGTTGATGTTTGCCACTACTTTGATAAAGGCGTTGAAAAAGTAAATGCATCCTTAGGTATCGAACAGGAATACTTTTTGGTTGATCTGGCCTTATTTAATGCCCGTCCGGATTTATATTTAACAGGCCGCACGCTGTTCGGTCACATGTCGGCCAAAAACCAGCAGCTGGAAGATCATTATTTTGGTTCGATACCTGAACGTGTGTATGCCTACATGCAGGATATGGAGGCCGAGGCTTTACAATTAGGCATCCCGCTTAAAACCCGCCATAACGAGGTTGCACCATCGCAATTTGAGTGCGCGCCTATATATGAAGAGATTAACCTGGCTATCGACCATAACCAACTACTGATGGATTTGATGGATCGTGTAGCCAAGCGCCATAACTTTAAAGTTTTGCTTCATGAAAAGCCTTATGCAGGTTTAAATGGTTCTGGCAAGCACAATAACTGGTCGCTTATTACCAACACAGGCAAAAACCTGTTATCGCCGGGTAAAACACCCAAAAACAACCTCATGTTCCTTACCTTTTTTGTGAATACCATAAAAGCGGTTTATGAACATGCAGATTTGTTGAGGGCATCTATCGCCTCGGTAAATAATGATCACCGTTTGGGTGCCAACGAAGCTCCACCGGCTATCATCTCGATATTTTTGGGCAGCCAGCTGAGTGATGTTCTGGACGAGATCGAAACCTCACGCATCAGCAAAAAAATTAAAGAGGAAAACATGCTATGGCAGGGCATCCCGAAAATCCCACAAATTTTGCCTGATAATACCGATCGTAACCGCACCTCGCCTTTTGCCTTTACCGGTAATAAGTTCGAGTTGCGCGCCGTAGGCTCATCAGCCAACTCGGCCAGCCCAATGACTATTTTGAACCTGATTGTGGCCGATCAGCTTAAAAAATTCAAATACGATGTAGATAAACTGATGAAAAAAGGTGAGAAAAAAGATCTTGCCTTACTAATGGTGATTAAAAAATACATCAAAGAATCAAAAAGCATCCGCTTTGAAGGCAATGGCTATAGCGAAGAGTGGGAAAAAGAAGCGGCCCTGCGCGGTTTATCAAACATTAAAACTACCCCTAAAGCACTTGATGCTTTAATTAATGATAAAGCAGAGCATCTGTTTGCCGAAAGCGGCGTTTTCAGCGTACGCGAAGCACACGCCCGCCACGAAATTCTGCTGGATTCTTTCTACAAAAAACTGCAAATTGAAGCCCGTGTTATCGGCGAACTGGTAATGAACGTAATTATCCCATCGGCCATTGCTTATCAAAGCAAGCTGATTGAAAACGTTAAAGGCTTGAAAGATCTCGGCCTGGATAAATCTACCTATGCTTCGCAACTTGATCTGATCAACCGAATCTCAGAGCATGTAAATTTCATCAAAACCAATACCGAGCAAATGATTGATGAACGCAAAAAAGCCAACGTGATTGACGATATCCGCCAGCGTGCAATTGATTATGATGAAAAGGTAAAAACTTTCTTCCAGCCCATCCGCTACCATGTTGATAAACTGGAGCAACTGGTTGATGATGGTTTATGGCCGCTGCCTAAGTTTAGGGAGTTGTTGTTTATAAAATAA
- a CDS encoding chloride channel protein, which produces MMLKTLSYKIGRWRLKRNSQRNFLIYCSVFVGFVGGLAAIALKFLVHLMEELSRNISSHLYYHIAYVFLPALGILLTVAYQHIINRDKIEKGIGNILINIKKNRSNIKANNLYSHLITSSLTVGFGGSSGLEAPIVCTGAAIGSNLGKFFKLTPYEKTVLLAAGASAGIAAVFNSPIAGVLFSLEILIGEITIPTFIPLLIASATGVVVSKALYSGQLFHLVTEGWVMAALPFYVVLGLCSGWMAIYIAKVGGKLESGIFKKQNRYVRAISGGVLLGLIIVVFPQLFGEGYHYLTAILNGNIHVLKEEVLFGNLLDEPLIMLLFIAALVFMKIIAAGITIGSGGNGGTFAPTMFTGAFLGLLVAYGVNQTGLIHLNTSNFIAVGMAGALAGVLHAPLTAIFLIAEITGGYVLFIPLMIVSAISYIISRYSSPHNMYWSHLIHHNNIQPGQDYGMLNSISLDSIINRKYTAVDKSMTVTDFYKVLAKTDANIFPVLKDDGSLEGVVLIDDIRRRLFNKEIADSLITDIMIEPPTVIDYEQPASSVMDTFDAIDVWQLPVIKDNRFIGFISKSALLSKYRSVLIEQHKASDLFA; this is translated from the coding sequence ATGATGTTAAAAACGCTTTCTTACAAAATTGGCCGCTGGAGGCTAAAACGCAATAGTCAACGTAATTTTTTAATTTACTGTAGTGTGTTTGTTGGTTTTGTAGGAGGGTTAGCAGCTATCGCGCTTAAATTTTTAGTGCATTTAATGGAAGAGCTGAGCCGCAACATATCATCACATCTTTACTATCACATAGCCTATGTGTTTTTACCCGCGCTGGGTATATTGCTCACGGTTGCCTATCAGCATATCATCAACCGCGATAAAATTGAAAAGGGGATAGGTAATATCCTCATCAATATCAAAAAAAACCGATCAAACATCAAGGCTAACAACCTGTATTCGCACCTTATCACCAGTTCGTTAACGGTTGGTTTTGGTGGTTCATCAGGCTTGGAGGCACCTATTGTTTGTACCGGGGCGGCCATAGGCTCAAACCTTGGCAAGTTTTTTAAATTAACCCCCTACGAAAAAACGGTTCTATTGGCTGCCGGCGCTTCGGCCGGGATTGCAGCGGTATTTAACAGCCCAATAGCCGGTGTGCTTTTCTCGTTAGAAATTTTGATTGGCGAAATTACCATCCCTACATTTATACCTTTATTAATAGCATCCGCTACCGGTGTGGTTGTATCAAAAGCTTTGTATTCGGGCCAGTTATTTCACCTGGTTACCGAGGGCTGGGTTATGGCAGCTTTGCCTTTTTACGTGGTTTTAGGTTTGTGCAGCGGCTGGATGGCCATATATATAGCTAAAGTAGGGGGCAAGCTGGAAAGCGGTATTTTTAAAAAGCAAAACCGATATGTGCGTGCAATTAGCGGCGGGGTTTTGTTAGGATTGATTATTGTAGTATTTCCGCAGTTGTTTGGCGAAGGTTATCATTATCTTACCGCTATATTAAATGGCAATATCCATGTACTGAAAGAGGAAGTATTGTTTGGCAATCTGCTCGACGAGCCGCTGATCATGCTACTGTTTATAGCCGCGCTGGTTTTTATGAAAATTATTGCTGCCGGAATAACCATAGGCTCCGGCGGAAACGGGGGTACCTTTGCGCCAACTATGTTTACCGGTGCTTTTTTGGGTTTGCTGGTTGCTTATGGTGTCAATCAAACCGGACTTATTCATTTAAACACAAGTAATTTTATAGCCGTGGGGATGGCCGGCGCTTTGGCCGGGGTATTACATGCGCCGCTAACCGCCATATTTTTGATAGCCGAAATTACCGGCGGATATGTGTTGTTTATTCCGCTCATGATCGTATCGGCTATATCTTACATCATATCGCGCTATTCATCGCCCCATAATATGTACTGGAGCCACCTTATTCATCATAACAACATACAGCCTGGGCAGGATTATGGTATGTTAAACTCTATATCGCTTGATAGTATTATTAACAGAAAATATACCGCAGTTGATAAATCAATGACGGTGACCGACTTTTATAAAGTGCTGGCCAAAACAGATGCTAATATTTTTCCGGTGTTGAAGGATGACGGCAGCCTGGAAGGAGTGGTGCTGATAGATGATATCCGTCGCCGTTTATTTAACAAAGAGATTGCCGATAGCCTGATTACTGATATTATGATAGAGCCGCCAACGGTGATTGACTATGAACAACCGGCCAGCAGTGTGATGGATACTTTTGATGCCATTGATGTTTGGCAGCTGCCGGTAATTAAGGATAACCGCTTTATCGGTTTTATATCTAAATCGGCCTTGTTAAGCAAATACCGGTCGGTGTTGATTGAGCAGCATAAGGCGAGTGATTTGTTTGCGTAG
- a CDS encoding AIR synthase related protein has product MISSQRYDQRGVSASKDDVHNAIKNIDKGIFPKAFCKIVPDILTNDAEYCNIMHADGAGTKSSLAYTYWKETGDISVWRGIAQDAIIMNLDDLLCVGATDNILLSSTIGRNKNIIPGEVIAAIINGTEEILAELREAGIGIYSTGGETADVGDLVRTIIIDSTVTCRMKREDVISNHRIEPGDVIVGLASYGQATYEKEYNGGMGSNGLTSARHDVFNKTIANKYPEAYDAAIPNELIFSGSKNLTDPIEIGNGETVTAGKLVLSATRTYAPIIKQILDGYRSQVHGMVHCSGGAQTKVLHFVEGLHIIKDNLFPVPPLFKLIHEESKTSWQEMYKVFNMGHRMELYVPEAIAADLINISKSFGVDAQVIGRVEKAESKKVTVTSEFGVFEYE; this is encoded by the coding sequence ATGATTTCTTCGCAAAGATATGATCAGCGTGGCGTATCAGCCTCCAAAGACGATGTTCACAATGCCATAAAAAACATAGATAAAGGCATTTTCCCGAAAGCTTTCTGCAAAATAGTTCCGGATATATTAACCAACGATGCCGAGTATTGCAATATTATGCATGCCGACGGCGCAGGTACCAAATCATCCTTAGCTTACACCTACTGGAAGGAAACCGGCGATATCTCTGTTTGGCGCGGTATTGCCCAGGACGCCATCATCATGAACCTGGACGACCTGCTTTGTGTTGGAGCTACAGATAACATCCTGCTATCATCAACCATTGGCCGCAATAAAAACATCATCCCAGGCGAAGTTATCGCGGCAATCATCAATGGCACCGAAGAAATTTTAGCCGAACTACGCGAAGCCGGCATAGGCATTTACTCAACCGGCGGCGAAACCGCCGACGTTGGCGACCTGGTGCGCACCATCATTATTGATTCGACAGTTACCTGCCGCATGAAACGCGAAGACGTGATCTCGAACCACCGCATTGAACCCGGCGACGTGATTGTTGGTTTAGCATCATACGGACAAGCTACTTACGAAAAAGAATACAATGGCGGTATGGGCTCAAACGGCCTTACTTCCGCCCGTCACGATGTGTTTAATAAAACCATTGCCAATAAATATCCCGAGGCTTACGATGCTGCAATACCTAACGAACTCATATTTTCGGGCAGTAAAAACCTTACCGACCCAATTGAGATAGGCAACGGCGAAACCGTTACTGCCGGTAAACTGGTATTGAGCGCTACCCGCACCTACGCCCCTATCATCAAACAAATACTGGATGGATATCGCAGCCAGGTGCATGGTATGGTACATTGCAGTGGCGGCGCGCAAACCAAAGTATTACACTTTGTTGAAGGCTTGCATATTATTAAGGATAATTTATTCCCGGTTCCGCCGCTGTTTAAGCTTATCCACGAAGAATCAAAAACCAGCTGGCAGGAAATGTACAAGGTATTTAACATGGGTCACCGTATGGAGCTTTATGTGCCTGAAGCTATTGCTGCGGATTTAATCAATATTTCGAAAAGCTTTGGTGTGGATGCGCAGGTTATTGGGCGGGTTGAAAAGGCAGAGAGCAAGAAAGTCACTGTAACTTCGGAGTTTGGGGTGTTTGAGTATGAGTAG